From the genome of Nicotiana sylvestris chromosome 2, ASM39365v2, whole genome shotgun sequence, one region includes:
- the LOC138886242 gene encoding uncharacterized protein, translating to MDPLKYTFQNPMPTGKLAKWQILLREDIAESYDGWRMFFDGVANFQAVGIGTVLISETCQHYPVRGEWMTKNSKILSYLYHIHELRKRFTKTDFQHVPKIQNEFVDALATLSSLIQHLEKNFIDLIPEKIHDQLAYCAHVEEKADGKPWFHDIKEYLVKGEYPELANPTQKRTL from the exons atggatcccttgaagtacaccTTTCAGAATCCCATGCCTACCggcaagttagccaagtggcaaatcttgttga gagaagacattgcagaatcctatgacggttggagaatgttctttgatggagtagCAAACTTCCAAGCAGTTGGCATAGGAacagtcctaatatcagaaacctgtcagcattatccg gtacgaggagaatggatgaccaagaactccaagatactctcatATCTGTATCACATacatgaattgagaaagaggttcacaaagacggacttccagcatgttcccaaaatccagaatgagttcgtcgatgcattggctaccctatcatctttgatacaacatctagaaaagaatttcattgatctcatTCCAGAGAAAATCCATGATCAgctagcttactgtgcccatgtcgaagagaaagcagacggaaagccttggtttcatgatatcaaggaatatttggtaaAAGGGGAGTACCCAGAACTTgctaatcctactcagaaacgcacactttaG